A genomic window from Chitinophaga pollutisoli includes:
- a CDS encoding SusC/RagA family TonB-linked outer membrane protein: MRKGLTALFLILVCISGQVMAQSRTIKGKVTAADDGTPIIGATIIAKGTNVGTVTNAEGDYSLNVPSGVDVLVVKFIGMRDQEARISGPTVNVVLTTDVTNLTETVVTAQAIRREKRSLGFAAPTVKAEELTKGQSVSALNGLTGKVPGLNISGTASAPGSSTRIVLRGGSSISGNNQALMVVDGVPIDNSGLMGGGDSRSSVDFGNRGNDISPDDIESINILKGPAAAALYGSRASNGALIITTKSGKKGQSKMNVSFNTANTFSSVLKIPEYQNQFGQGYSDGAGGYINDPKENWSWGAPFNGQMQPWGQEINGVRQEKPYSAIEDNVKDFFDMGMATNNNLALSGAGDKTTYFLSLNSLNSDGVMPGHTDTYNRYNVRFNGSAELAHNLTTSVNFNYAKIKSNMVQGGQGDGSVWNSVIQMPRDIPLTSLKDMSNPYNSFGNIFDPAGNPLYGYYGAYTVNPYWQLANYRNENAVDRITGNFQVGWKPLSWLNVVERLGVDVYADRRKYKYPKFSFAPADNTSGEYSVAANTQVAAGKYQEEIFNLAEIVNDLMITAEHEFSSDFKGSILLGHNIRQRQFDVSDVETNPSGGLVVPGWYNFGNSNGPIDAVNTFTRRRLIGVYADINMSYRSMLFLGLTARNDWSSTLPKNNRSFFYPSVNASFVFTELMKDAAISDWFEYGKIRASWAQVGNDADPYLLNTFYDRTNILGPFGATRFPLNGIPGLAQSNRIGNPDLKPEITTAFEVGTEMSFFKNRLSLDFSYYQNKSKDQILSIPISAASGFTTKVVNAGSIQNKGVELALRGTPIQTSYGLSVELYGTYTKNKSEVLSLLPGVDQIVLGGFGGMSIVAAVGKPYGTFYSQDLQKTPDGKVIVNPSTGDPLLTSGSVYLGNYNPDYMASLGTNIKFKNWSLGVLFDTKQGGMFYSRTKDLMDFVGVAKETAANGRVPHPFPNSVVVDPNDASKYIPNTTEYDMEGYWSTTIPAGQHVLDGSFVKLREANLSYRFPKNMLNRGIFSDVTIGLFGNNLFLWTPKENQYVDPEVNSGGSSNEQGLDFSAQPSLRNIGFNVKVTF, translated from the coding sequence ATGAGGAAAGGTCTAACCGCACTTTTCCTGATCCTGGTATGTATATCGGGACAGGTAATGGCGCAGAGCCGAACCATTAAAGGAAAGGTGACGGCGGCAGATGACGGGACCCCGATCATTGGTGCCACAATTATCGCGAAAGGCACGAATGTCGGAACCGTTACCAACGCGGAAGGTGATTATTCACTGAATGTCCCGTCTGGTGTAGACGTACTGGTGGTTAAATTCATCGGTATGAGAGATCAGGAGGCAAGAATCTCCGGTCCAACAGTAAACGTCGTACTGACTACCGACGTAACCAATCTCACAGAAACAGTTGTTACGGCGCAAGCCATCCGGAGGGAAAAACGTTCCCTGGGTTTCGCGGCGCCGACCGTTAAGGCGGAAGAGCTGACCAAAGGCCAGAGCGTAAGCGCGCTGAACGGCCTCACCGGTAAAGTTCCCGGCCTGAACATTTCCGGTACCGCATCCGCTCCCGGTAGCTCTACCCGTATCGTACTCCGCGGTGGTTCTTCCATCTCCGGTAACAACCAGGCACTGATGGTAGTGGATGGTGTTCCCATCGACAACAGCGGCCTGATGGGTGGCGGCGACAGCCGTTCTTCCGTGGACTTCGGTAACCGTGGTAACGACATCTCCCCGGACGACATCGAGTCCATCAACATCCTGAAAGGCCCCGCGGCAGCTGCGCTCTACGGCTCACGCGCGTCTAATGGCGCCTTGATCATCACCACAAAATCGGGCAAGAAGGGGCAGTCCAAAATGAACGTTTCGTTCAACACGGCGAACACTTTCTCTTCCGTACTGAAAATCCCTGAATACCAGAACCAATTCGGGCAGGGTTATTCTGACGGTGCTGGTGGTTACATTAATGACCCCAAGGAAAACTGGAGCTGGGGTGCGCCCTTTAATGGCCAGATGCAACCCTGGGGACAGGAAATCAACGGTGTTCGCCAGGAGAAGCCTTACTCCGCTATTGAGGACAACGTGAAAGATTTCTTTGACATGGGTATGGCAACCAACAACAACCTGGCGCTTTCCGGTGCAGGCGACAAAACGACTTACTTCCTGTCGCTCAACTCACTGAACTCAGATGGTGTTATGCCGGGCCATACCGACACCTACAACAGGTACAATGTGCGTTTCAACGGTTCCGCCGAACTCGCGCATAACCTCACTACGAGCGTAAACTTCAACTACGCCAAGATCAAGTCGAACATGGTACAGGGTGGCCAGGGCGACGGTTCCGTTTGGAACTCCGTTATCCAGATGCCCCGCGACATCCCCCTGACTTCGCTGAAAGATATGAGCAACCCTTACAACAGCTTCGGTAACATCTTTGATCCCGCCGGCAACCCCTTGTATGGCTATTATGGTGCTTATACCGTGAATCCTTACTGGCAGCTGGCGAACTATCGCAACGAAAATGCGGTAGACCGTATTACCGGTAACTTCCAGGTGGGTTGGAAACCCTTGTCATGGTTGAACGTTGTTGAACGCCTTGGTGTGGACGTGTATGCTGACCGTCGTAAGTACAAGTACCCGAAATTCAGCTTTGCTCCCGCTGATAATACTTCCGGAGAGTATAGCGTTGCGGCAAACACCCAGGTGGCTGCAGGTAAATACCAGGAGGAAATTTTCAATCTCGCCGAGATTGTAAACGACCTGATGATTACCGCTGAACATGAATTCAGCAGCGACTTCAAAGGTAGCATCCTGTTAGGCCATAATATCCGTCAGCGCCAGTTCGATGTTTCCGATGTGGAAACCAACCCATCCGGCGGCCTCGTGGTTCCCGGGTGGTATAACTTCGGTAACTCCAATGGTCCGATCGACGCGGTGAACACTTTCACCCGCCGCCGCCTCATTGGTGTTTACGCAGACATTAACATGTCTTACCGCAGCATGCTCTTCCTGGGCCTTACCGCGCGTAACGACTGGTCTTCGACCCTGCCGAAAAACAACCGTTCTTTCTTCTATCCGAGTGTGAACGCATCTTTCGTATTCACTGAACTGATGAAAGACGCTGCGATTTCCGACTGGTTTGAATATGGTAAAATCCGCGCCAGCTGGGCGCAGGTGGGTAATGATGCGGATCCTTATCTGCTGAATACTTTCTATGACCGTACCAACATCCTCGGGCCTTTCGGCGCCACCCGTTTCCCGCTGAATGGCATTCCTGGTTTGGCACAATCCAACAGGATCGGGAACCCCGACCTGAAACCGGAGATCACCACCGCATTTGAGGTGGGTACCGAAATGAGCTTCTTCAAGAACAGGCTGAGCCTGGATTTCTCCTACTATCAGAATAAATCCAAAGACCAGATCCTGAGCATTCCTATTTCTGCAGCCAGCGGTTTTACTACCAAAGTGGTAAATGCGGGTTCTATTCAGAATAAAGGTGTTGAACTTGCCCTGCGCGGCACGCCTATTCAGACTTCTTATGGTCTGAGCGTTGAACTGTATGGTACTTATACCAAAAATAAGAGTGAAGTGCTTTCGCTGTTGCCTGGTGTAGACCAGATCGTTCTGGGCGGCTTCGGCGGTATGTCTATCGTTGCGGCAGTAGGTAAACCTTATGGTACCTTCTATTCCCAGGATCTCCAGAAAACGCCTGACGGAAAAGTTATCGTAAATCCTTCCACAGGTGATCCGCTTTTAACATCTGGATCCGTTTACCTCGGAAACTACAACCCGGATTATATGGCATCACTCGGTACCAACATCAAGTTTAAAAACTGGAGCCTGGGCGTACTGTTTGATACCAAACAGGGTGGTATGTTTTATTCCAGAACGAAAGACCTGATGGATTTTGTTGGCGTAGCAAAAGAAACCGCTGCTAATGGCCGCGTTCCCCATCCGTTCCCGAATTCTGTAGTCGTAGATCCGAACGATGCCAGCAAATACATTCCGAACACAACAGAATACGACATGGAAGGTTACTGGTCAACGACCATACCTGCGGGCCAGCATGTACTGGATGGTTCGTTTGTTAAACTGCGCGAGGCTAACCTGAGCTACCGTTTCCCGAAAAATATGCTGAACAGAGGCATCTTTAGCGACGTTACCATAGGACTGTTCGGTAACAACCTGTTCTTGTGGACACCGAAAGAAAACCAATATGTAGATCCTGAGGTGAATTCCGGTGGTTCTTCCAACGAGCAAGGTCTGGACTTCTCTGCCCAACCCTCTCTGCGGAACATTGGCTTTAACGTGAAAGTTACTTTTTAA
- a CDS encoding SusD/RagB family nutrient-binding outer membrane lipoprotein: MALAVGIAVTAVGCGKFLDVNESPNQPLVADVKLLLPSAQAATAHVLSNQFGITGGMWAQYWTQNPFSSQYRSQDRYNLQPSTSNNPWAILYAGALQDYKRVIENAGSLNQHAAIAHIMRAYTYQMITDAWGDVPLKDALNEGASLNIPYQSQKVVYDSIFLWLDRGLAILNPSSPNKVGSEDLVFHGDIDQWIRFANTLKLRAYLRISAVDPTRAAAGIQGLEDEPLLTSSAAIQYATSGGNENPLFSEILGLGRTQNLVASSTFLDAMKENNDPRLEQLYTKVTWDGVEDTIVGGLQGDFQNTPDFDYSFPSAATGGLGADNNSALAPVVLISEAESYFLQAEARARGWFTTGSAQTLFNNGITASFEANKIGSEAAAYIASADAAEWPGTLAAQIQAIITQKYFAMNGWQAFEAWTEWRRTGFPDFFDLSVQQRLGGKFPVRLPYPETEANTNGEFANVKHRPNSERLWWDIAD; encoded by the coding sequence GTGGCTTTAGCTGTTGGGATAGCTGTAACAGCGGTTGGGTGCGGCAAGTTCCTGGATGTGAACGAAAGCCCCAACCAGCCGTTAGTAGCGGATGTGAAGCTGCTACTGCCTTCCGCGCAGGCGGCTACGGCGCACGTGCTTTCCAACCAATTCGGTATCACTGGCGGCATGTGGGCACAATATTGGACGCAAAACCCGTTTTCAAGCCAGTACCGTAGCCAAGACCGTTATAACCTCCAGCCTTCCACGTCAAATAACCCTTGGGCTATTTTGTACGCGGGTGCATTGCAGGATTACAAACGTGTGATTGAAAATGCGGGCAGCCTCAACCAGCACGCTGCCATCGCGCATATCATGAGGGCTTACACCTACCAGATGATCACTGACGCCTGGGGAGACGTGCCTTTGAAGGATGCGCTGAACGAAGGTGCCAGCCTGAACATCCCGTATCAGTCGCAGAAAGTTGTTTACGACAGCATTTTCCTCTGGCTCGATCGTGGTCTTGCCATCCTGAATCCTTCCAGCCCCAACAAAGTTGGAAGCGAAGACCTGGTTTTCCATGGTGATATCGACCAGTGGATCCGTTTCGCCAATACGCTGAAACTGCGCGCTTATCTCCGCATCAGCGCGGTAGACCCAACGCGCGCCGCGGCCGGCATTCAAGGCCTGGAAGATGAACCGCTGCTGACCTCTTCCGCTGCGATCCAGTATGCTACCTCCGGTGGTAACGAGAACCCCCTGTTCTCCGAAATCCTCGGTCTTGGCAGAACCCAAAACCTCGTGGCCAGCAGCACTTTCCTGGATGCCATGAAGGAGAATAATGATCCCCGTCTGGAGCAACTCTATACCAAGGTAACCTGGGACGGCGTTGAGGACACCATTGTAGGTGGGCTTCAGGGCGACTTCCAGAACACGCCTGATTTTGATTATTCCTTCCCTAGCGCAGCAACCGGCGGCCTCGGTGCGGATAACAACTCCGCTTTAGCGCCTGTTGTGCTGATTTCCGAAGCGGAAAGCTACTTCCTGCAAGCAGAAGCCCGCGCCCGCGGTTGGTTCACTACCGGCAGCGCGCAAACGCTCTTCAATAACGGGATCACTGCCAGTTTCGAAGCCAATAAAATTGGCTCAGAAGCCGCTGCGTACATCGCAAGCGCCGACGCTGCTGAATGGCCCGGAACGCTGGCCGCCCAGATACAGGCGATCATCACCCAGAAATACTTCGCCATGAACGGATGGCAGGCCTTCGAAGCCTGGACCGAATGGCGCCGTACAGGTTTCCCCGACTTCTTCGATCTGTCGGTACAACAGCGCCTTGGCGGAAAGTTCCCCGTTCGTCTTCCTTATCCTGAAACGGAAGCCAATACCAACGGCGAATTCGCTAACGTAAAACACAGGCCGAACAGCGAACGTCTCTGGTGGGACATCGCCGACTAA
- a CDS encoding SusC/RagA family TonB-linked outer membrane protein, translating to MKKTLSLWLVSAISIPGVAQTSDNRPDTAIPSKRLLDEVVISGYNTATRKQYTGAVTTVSGDKFQQAPMASFDQMLQGRAPGLYVAAGSGQPGAGARMVIRGTATNADIGDMNASAPLYIVDGIAVESGVFIGLNPADFESVSILKDANATALYGSRGANGVVLITTRRGQQGDVRFSFNTRHGISQPSRRRFDMMNTKERLQFEEEVGKETGRTIGAGWIFSADNPANAGLPASAKARNAAILDSLGRIQTDWMDYFLRDAAPFHEYELSASGGTDKVRFYSSASYLSQQGIAYRSGLDRYTFRTNLDATGNKLRLSINTAVGYTGSDLIESEALSSVANPFASVYYALPYEQPYVNGVLVHSGNKANFGGTFDTREGSDALERMETTTNRVNQLKGLLSSALRYQVNDWLYATFNMGLDFRENNEIRSAAPGSNAGRAAAGGQGMHAEAMSRFFQFTSSAGITYDKLLHERHRLVVAGFYEFNRLKWSDLKATGFGLTPGLDGTLSATMPGSPINGFIPQVGGTRTGRALASWVGLVRYLLDERFSLNLSYRYDGSSTLPSQNRWQPFYSIGAGYDLPWLEHVSWINTLRVRASYGTSAAPPAQYFAYASGYGPSRYDGQPGIAPAAIGNPDYEWEKTEMLNAGLDLAFFDNRLRLVADFYNRTTKGFFLDEQLSMTSGFTSRSINAGNIRNRGVELDLNGDIIRTKKLTWTAGANFTYNRNRVTSLGGANGYQKSTFLIREGLPVNAHYIVKYAGVDPQTGQALYYDASGNKTANYNIMSMSVADFGSNDPKMYGGITTGLRYKGWTADVLFSYVSGYNRYNAMDYYTLNNNGNIFSNQSVRWLDRWRKPGDVANEASITSPRTFSSAHIQDASFLRLRNAQIAYSLPEHCLAPLKVVKSAMVYVQGQNLLTLTKWNGFDPEDNNANAFFEYPSPRTLVAGVRIQF from the coding sequence ATGAAAAAAACGCTATCGCTATGGCTGGTTTCCGCCATCAGCATTCCCGGCGTTGCACAGACATCAGACAACCGGCCAGACACAGCTATTCCATCGAAACGGCTCCTTGACGAAGTCGTTATTTCCGGCTACAATACCGCCACCCGTAAGCAATACACAGGCGCGGTAACCACCGTTTCAGGGGATAAATTCCAACAGGCGCCCATGGCCTCCTTCGACCAAATGCTGCAGGGTCGCGCGCCCGGATTGTATGTGGCCGCAGGCAGCGGGCAACCCGGCGCAGGCGCCCGTATGGTGATCAGGGGCACCGCCACCAACGCCGATATCGGCGATATGAACGCTTCGGCGCCCTTGTACATCGTTGACGGCATCGCCGTGGAAAGCGGCGTGTTCATCGGGCTGAACCCGGCGGACTTCGAATCCGTCAGCATACTCAAAGATGCGAACGCGACGGCGCTCTACGGCTCCCGTGGCGCCAACGGTGTAGTGCTCATCACCACCCGCAGGGGGCAACAGGGCGATGTGCGCTTCTCCTTCAACACCCGTCACGGTATTTCCCAACCTTCGCGCCGCCGCTTCGATATGATGAATACGAAGGAAAGATTGCAGTTTGAAGAAGAAGTGGGAAAAGAAACCGGCAGAACAATCGGCGCGGGATGGATCTTCTCCGCCGACAATCCCGCGAACGCCGGTCTGCCCGCCAGCGCCAAAGCCCGCAACGCAGCGATCCTCGACAGCCTCGGCCGCATCCAGACCGACTGGATGGACTATTTCCTCCGCGACGCGGCGCCCTTCCATGAATACGAATTATCCGCCAGCGGCGGCACCGATAAAGTGCGGTTCTATTCCTCCGCCAGCTACCTTTCGCAGCAGGGCATCGCCTACCGCTCCGGCCTCGATCGTTACACTTTCCGCACCAACCTCGACGCTACGGGCAACAAATTAAGGCTGTCCATCAATACCGCCGTGGGCTACACCGGCAGCGACCTCATCGAAAGCGAAGCCCTGTCTTCCGTCGCCAATCCGTTTGCCTCCGTCTATTATGCGCTGCCCTATGAGCAGCCTTATGTAAATGGTGTGCTCGTCCACAGCGGCAACAAAGCCAATTTCGGCGGCACGTTCGACACCCGGGAAGGTTCCGACGCGCTGGAGCGGATGGAAACCACGACCAACCGCGTGAACCAGCTGAAAGGTTTGCTCAGTTCCGCGCTCCGCTACCAGGTAAACGACTGGCTGTACGCCACTTTCAACATGGGACTGGATTTCAGGGAGAACAACGAGATCCGCTCCGCCGCACCCGGCTCCAATGCCGGGAGAGCAGCCGCGGGCGGGCAGGGGATGCATGCGGAAGCGATGTCCCGTTTCTTCCAGTTCACGTCTTCGGCGGGCATCACGTACGATAAATTGCTGCATGAGCGCCATCGCCTCGTGGTAGCCGGGTTTTATGAATTCAACCGTCTGAAGTGGTCGGATCTGAAAGCCACAGGTTTCGGCCTTACGCCGGGGCTCGACGGCACCCTGTCCGCCACCATGCCGGGATCTCCCATCAACGGGTTCATCCCGCAGGTGGGCGGTACCCGCACCGGCAGGGCGCTGGCTTCCTGGGTAGGGCTTGTGCGCTACCTGCTGGACGAGCGTTTCAGCCTCAACCTTAGCTATCGTTACGACGGTTCTTCGACCCTGCCTTCGCAGAATCGCTGGCAGCCGTTTTACTCAATTGGTGCGGGTTACGACCTGCCCTGGTTGGAGCATGTCAGCTGGATCAATACCTTGCGCGTTCGCGCCAGTTACGGAACATCCGCGGCGCCACCGGCACAGTATTTTGCCTACGCTTCGGGATACGGCCCGTCGCGATACGACGGCCAGCCGGGCATTGCACCCGCTGCCATCGGCAACCCGGATTACGAATGGGAGAAAACGGAAATGCTGAATGCAGGGCTTGATCTCGCGTTTTTTGATAACCGTCTTCGCCTTGTGGCCGATTTCTACAACCGCACTACGAAAGGCTTTTTCCTGGACGAGCAGCTGTCGATGACGAGCGGGTTTACTTCGCGCAGCATCAATGCCGGCAATATCCGCAACCGCGGCGTGGAGCTGGATCTGAACGGCGATATCATCCGCACCAAAAAACTAACCTGGACGGCAGGCGCCAACTTTACGTACAACCGAAACCGTGTGACCAGCCTCGGAGGCGCCAACGGTTATCAGAAAAGCACCTTTCTCATCCGCGAAGGCCTTCCCGTTAACGCGCATTACATCGTGAAGTATGCAGGCGTGGATCCGCAGACAGGGCAGGCGCTATACTACGACGCCAGCGGCAACAAAACGGCGAACTATAATATTATGTCCATGAGCGTGGCCGACTTCGGTTCCAACGATCCCAAAATGTATGGCGGCATTACCACCGGCTTGCGTTACAAGGGTTGGACGGCTGATGTGCTCTTCTCCTACGTATCTGGCTACAACCGGTATAATGCGATGGATTATTACACGCTGAACAATAACGGGAACATATTCAGCAACCAGTCGGTAAGATGGTTGGATCGTTGGCGTAAGCCGGGGGATGTAGCGAACGAAGCGTCGATAACGAGTCCGCGGACCTTCTCGTCTGCCCACATCCAGGACGCATCGTTCCTGCGTTTGCGCAATGCACAGATCGCCTATTCGTTGCCGGAGCATTGCCTCGCGCCGCTGAAAGTGGTGAAGAGCGCGATGGTGTATGTGCAGGGGCAGAATTTGCTGACCTTAACGAAGTGGAACGGATTTGATCCGGAAGATAATAATGCCAATGCATTTTTCGAGTATCCATCGCCGCGCACGTTGGTAGCGGGCGTTCGTATCCAGTTCTGA
- a CDS encoding RagB/SusD family nutrient uptake outer membrane protein, translating into MKLMFRYSLLAAWMMAASCLGDLDVKPAGVKDASVAFQDVDDVNTGVLGAYAALNGQSIKISSLISDENMLPMENTSNDGVKVFEWQHDASTPNVVPAWQGNYQAIDRVNRILAVIDGVHAELPDVERKHRLKGELLAIRAYCHLELLRHYAVDYAADSAGVPIMTVSQAGQPARNKVGEVFAQIRKDLDGAKALIPASWTSAGRITRLAVLAIEARTALYQQDWTTAIAASREVMDAVPLATAAQFPEIWTDVRNNEVVWKLEREPVDERFGAFYRLAGGMVLFAPSFKLIGVFDRANDVRFNSWIADLNPSPVDTRWAVTKYAGGQPANYNLTDIKLFRVSEMYLIHAEAQVRKAGPDIAAANNDLQALRSQRINNYVHSAFGNAAQAMAAIEEERFRELAFEGHRYFDLRRWKKDIVRLPADIVAVGGTDLTLSPARKNYYMPIPLAELQANRNIRQHPLYE; encoded by the coding sequence ATGAAATTAATGTTTAGATATAGTTTGCTCGCGGCCTGGATGATGGCGGCATCCTGTCTGGGGGACCTCGATGTGAAGCCTGCCGGGGTGAAAGACGCTTCTGTTGCATTCCAGGATGTCGACGACGTGAATACAGGCGTGTTGGGTGCTTATGCGGCGCTCAACGGGCAGTCCATTAAAATTAGTTCCCTCATTTCCGATGAGAATATGTTGCCGATGGAAAACACCAGCAACGATGGCGTAAAGGTGTTTGAATGGCAGCATGATGCTTCCACGCCGAACGTGGTGCCGGCATGGCAGGGCAATTACCAGGCGATCGACCGGGTGAACCGCATTCTTGCGGTGATCGACGGTGTACATGCTGAATTGCCGGACGTGGAAAGAAAGCATCGTTTGAAAGGTGAGCTGCTGGCCATTCGCGCATATTGCCACCTCGAACTGCTGCGCCATTACGCGGTGGATTATGCCGCGGATTCGGCGGGAGTACCGATTATGACGGTTTCGCAGGCTGGTCAGCCCGCGCGGAATAAAGTGGGAGAAGTATTCGCACAGATCCGCAAAGATCTGGACGGCGCCAAGGCACTCATTCCTGCTTCCTGGACCAGTGCCGGGCGCATTACGCGGCTGGCGGTGCTGGCGATAGAAGCGAGAACGGCATTGTACCAGCAGGATTGGACGACGGCCATCGCCGCTTCCCGGGAGGTAATGGACGCGGTGCCGTTGGCTACCGCTGCACAGTTCCCGGAAATCTGGACGGATGTACGGAATAATGAGGTGGTCTGGAAGCTGGAACGTGAACCGGTGGACGAGCGCTTCGGGGCTTTCTACAGGCTCGCGGGCGGTATGGTGTTGTTTGCGCCTTCGTTCAAACTGATCGGTGTTTTCGATCGCGCGAACGATGTCCGTTTTAATTCCTGGATTGCAGACCTGAATCCTTCGCCTGTGGATACGCGGTGGGCGGTTACGAAATATGCAGGCGGGCAGCCCGCGAATTACAACCTGACGGATATTAAATTATTCCGTGTGTCGGAGATGTACCTGATCCATGCGGAAGCGCAGGTGCGCAAGGCGGGTCCGGATATCGCCGCGGCGAACAACGATCTACAGGCATTGCGCAGCCAGCGTATCAATAATTATGTGCACAGTGCATTTGGCAATGCTGCGCAGGCGATGGCTGCGATCGAGGAGGAGCGCTTCCGTGAGCTGGCGTTTGAAGGCCATCGCTATTTCGACCTTCGCCGGTGGAAGAAAGACATCGTGCGCTTGCCGGCGGATATCGTAGCGGTAGGCGGAACGGATCTAACTTTATCGCCTGCACGAAAAAATTATTATATGCCGATACCGCTTGCGGAATTGCAGGCGAATCGTAATATCCGGCAGCACCCTTTATATGAATAA